The genomic DNA GAGATTTATGGGGCGGTTATGACGAAAAAGGACGTTTGCATGCTGTCGCTTTTATCGTCTGGCAAGAAAGTTCCGCCTGGTATCTGGCTGGTGGAGGAAATCCGACTCTTCGGGAGTCCGGAGCACACAGTTTAATTTTGTGGGAAGCAATCCGTTATGTTTCACAATATACCGACACATTTGATTTCGAAGGTTCCATGATACCGGGAGTCGAACGTTTTTTCCGTGAATTCGGTGCAATTCAAACCCCCTTCTTCACAATAACCAAAGGAAAATTAAGTTTATTAAATAGAGCCTGTTTAAAAATAGGAAGGATAATAAACAGATAAATTATTTATGATATTAAACAGTTATAATAATATACTGGTTTTAGCCCCCCATACGGACGACGGGGAATTAGGACTGGGAGGAACCATAAGCAAACTTATCGAACTGGGAAAGAAAGTAACCTATGTCGCTTTTTCAACCGCTCAGCAGTCCGTACCCGAAGGTTTTCCGAAAGATATTTTGAAGACAGAAGTCAAGAAAGCGACTGCCCAATTGGGAATATCACCTGAAAACCTCATCATCTACAATTATGAGGTCCGTAAACTCGGATATGTCCGGCAGGAAATATTGGAAGAACTGATCCGCCTAAAAAAATCGAACAGCTTTGACTTGGTCTTTATCCCAAGCCTACACGACATTCACCAGGATCATACAACGATCGCCCAAGAAGGCCTACGC from Parabacteroides merdae ATCC 43184 includes the following:
- a CDS encoding PIG-L deacetylase family protein, producing MILNSYNNILVLAPHTDDGELGLGGTISKLIELGKKVTYVAFSTAQQSVPEGFPKDILKTEVKKATAQLGISPENLIIYNYEVRKLGYVRQEILEELIRLKKSNSFDLVFIPSLHDIHQDHTTIAQEGLRAFKNTTLLGYELIWNNLTFNTQCFVELNRKHIQAKVEALKAYESQGTRDYLSEEFIFSLAKTRGVQAGCPYAEAFEVVRLFL